The Cynocephalus volans isolate mCynVol1 chromosome 1, mCynVol1.pri, whole genome shotgun sequence region GCTGGCAACCTGCACTCTGGTTGTCCTTCCTTTATATACGTTAATACCTTCACTCTGATTTTAATCCAGACTTTTAGACCAGAAAgtatgtaatttctttttatatctctTCTCTGAATCATCCTGTGGTGATTTTATAATACAAGgcaatcttctttaatttctgtattCTAGAAGGATGCTTTTTGTATCCTTAGGGTACAATCTGTACCCTAGTTCTATGAAAATGACAGTGGCATTTTTCTATGAGATATCCACATGCACAGGAAATTAATTTTGGAATTGTTTTCAGTTATCTCTTGTGTAATAAACCAACCCAAAATGCtgcggcttaaaacaacaacgGTATATTGTTTCTTATTATTCTGTGAGTTGACCTGACTTATATGGATCGTTCCTCTGCTCTGTGTGACATTGGTTAGGGCCTCTCATTTGTCTGTACTCAGCTTACAGTTGGGGTAGGTTGGAAGTTTAAAGAACGCTTCACTCATATGTCTGGACCATCTCTCTTTTCCACATGTCTCTTCATATGACTAAATTGAGGTTCTTCATAGCATGTTGCTGTAAGTGGTCTCATAAGACAAATGGCTTTCAAGATAGAACGAAAGCCGTTAGTTCTCTTAAGTCCAAGATGCAGAATATTaattctgccacattctattggtcAAGGCAAGTCACAGGGCTAGCCCTGATTCTGGGAGAGAGAGATAAATTCTACCTATTGATAGGTGCAATTCCTAAAAGGAGGGAGGAACTGAGAGTGGCTGTCTTCAAAAACTGCCTACCACAATTTGCCTTCCAGCCACAATATTTCCAATAAGCAAAATATTCTCACTCTCTTGCCCAAACATTTTATTGCATTACAATATCAGCCTGAAATCTAGGATGTCATCATCTAAATCACGCCCATGTGCAGTGAGGCTCCTTGGGTGCAGTTTTGCAGGCACAGTTCCTTGGTTGAAAATCCTCATATGCAAAGGCTTTGTACTAAAAGTACAATTTACCTGCCCTACACAAAGCCAGTATACACTGGTGGATCAGGAACAGGGAAATAGCAATGTATAGTCTCTTTCAAAAAAGTAGGGGCTGAGGGGTCACGTAGAAGTCACCAGCCCATAGCAATTCAAAAGTCCAGTTAGACACACGTGACCAGTTCTCTTTGCTCTGAGAGCAGAAAATATTTGTGGATTAGGGCCCAGTTCTGCTCCCTGGTTTTGGTTTCCTGAGACTCTTGATTTTGATCTCTGTTCTCTTAAATCTTCTGGCCATGTCATTGTCCATAAAAAAATGACCTCTATCTGGAGGTGAGTGGCTTTCTCAGCTCACTTCCAGCCTTTAAAATCTTTGGGGCccaaagactttttaaatttaaattttgaagtgTGTCTGTCCCATTCAGTCAAACTTGGAAAaccttctttataattttttgggCTTTTTATGAATCAAAGTATACTCCACTTCATTAGATGAAAGACAGAACCGCAAATTGCTTTCAGAGAGGGTCCTCTCTCCTTAGGGTTATGGTCAGGATATTGTGCAACAACATTTATATGATTCTTAAAATCTCTGGGTTTACTATCTTAAATCTTTTAAAGATACCAACAAGGTATATtatggccacacacacacacacacacacacacacacacacacacaccacaaactctttgttttttttctggaggTTGGCCAGTATTTATAGCCACACTTGTAATTTGATTTTTACCCCAGGCCACATTTTACTGGCTGAGCTCTGAATTTGACATTTGTCCTGAGGTCATTTTTCACTTTGAAACCTTTTGCTGCCCAGAAAAGGCTTCATGGTAAATACTGCATTGGggctattttcttttgtttttgcttgagAGCTGAGCAGTCCTTCCCTGGTACCGCTCTCTCTTGCAGTCCTTTATCATACGTGGCTAAAACAAACTAACCCTCACTTTCACATCCTTCCAGAGCTATCCTTAGTTAGGGGCAcatttcattatgtatattttgtatttttacgTGACCACAAGCAACAGTCTTGCCAGTTTTCCCCCAGTCTATAACACAGCTCTCCCTTCTTCCAGCCTCCAAAAGCAATTTCCTCACTGACTCTTCTACCTTGCAACAGTCTCCTCACTGTCTCCTGGACCTGCTGCCAAGGAGTCCCAAAGCCAATGCActagttttagatttttattatagcagcaccATACTTCTGGTACCAGTTTCAGGTGTGTATAACTGCAGAACAAAACCACCCCCAAATTTAGAGACATAAAAGCAGTGATTATATTTACTCATAATTTTCTGGGTCAGGAATTCAATGGAGCACAGTGGGGGTGGCTTGTCACTGATCTGAAATGGCTTCTACCTCATCTGAGATGGTTCACCCAGCTGGGGGGCAGCTGGGACAGCTTTACCGGGGCCATACACCTGCAGTTTCATTTTCATCATAGATTCTGTTTCTTGGTTCTTTTTCCCAtggctagcttgggcttcctcacaacgtGGTGATCTCTGAATGGTCAGACTTCTTACATGCTGTCTGACTTCTTAGGAAGAAGGTGGAAGCTGTCAGATTCAAGGGGAGAAGAAATAGATCCCACCTCTTATTAGACAGAAACAGATGTGCATATAAGGAGGGAAGGAATTAATGGAGCCATTACTAGAGACTATCATCATAGATTGTCTGGTTGAGAATTATTCAAACATTCCTCATCATAACATCTAAGAAATGTGTGCAATCCAGGAAATTTCTATGTACTTATTGCATTAATTCATTTCTGCtgtttacaacaaaatacctgaaactgggtgatttataaagaaaataaaatttatttcatatggttttggaggctgggaagtccaaattccagggaacatgTTTGGAGAAGGACTTGAGGTGGCAGCAGTGATGGCAGGGTGTCACAATgtgaaatgacagagcagagagagagaacttctcatgagctctccttttaaagctctcagaactacaaccctgaccaccattattatttcattcactAGGGgttggtcctacaatctaatcacctcttcaagatcctgcctttcaattaccgtaatgggatttcccacccttttcacagtcacagtggggatttaagctaaAATGAGGTTGGaggggcatccaatctatagcaCTTATGAATAAATATTGTGTGGAGAAAAACATTTATCCTTATCGTGTGAAATGTACTCATATCTTCTAATccattctaattcattttttattaagtgCTCATTACAGACTCCAAATCTATTTCACAACTAATGGGTCCAGATGagtaattaaacaaacaaacaaacaaacaaacaaaagcagtgGTTCTGATTGAAGtcctttattttatataaaaaaagtgaatgtaaataaaaatgtaccTCAGAGTAATTTGCCCAACATTCTGCATCTTGACTGAAGCAGAGAAGGGATTAGAATCATGTCTTCTAGCTTAAGCAAAGACTCTTTCAGTCCCACTCAACTTTCAGACCACACTGTTGAGCCAGTTTCCTGCCTTTGTTTAGTTCCACTCAAATGTTGATCCGAGTTCCCTGTTTTCATTGTCATCAGGTCTAGGACTATAAACACAGGTCCTGCGACTCCAGACTTCATATTTTTTGTGCATTATCACGCTTCCTTATTCCTACTATAAACAGTCCAAGGGCATTGGCGACTTCCATCCCTTAACAacaccttaattaaaaaaaacaaaaaacaaagtaatttTGCAGATAGTATTGTGGGGCTTgtgactgaaaataaaaatatccctaAAAGCCATGGAATTGTGAGTCATGAAGAAAGAATTATTGTGAGCACAATTCTGCTGGAAGTGGGAAATGTGTCTCTCACCTTCCAgaatcacccagttccagtaTCACACAGTGTGGACATTATCTCCCTTCAATGGATTCACATTTCCCAGTTTGAATTACCTATTTAAATATGCCTCTATAACAAGATATACAAAGTTCTAGTTCCACTTCTGTGGCATAGGCTGAGAAGAccatttaaaatgacattttatgcAATATTCTAAATGATGAAATACATAGCCTAATCTTCCTAttgatttcctttatttaaaaggTATAGAGAATTGAATTTAAATTATTAGATTTTCTTAAAACATGTTGTTGATAAGGACTCCCTATCTGCTGATTGGGTTGGATAATTTCTAAGAGCCCAAAAGATTCTGAGATTCTGTGGCCACAGTCTCCCCACAAGAGGAAATGCTGACCTGTATGTCTCTTTTTTCACCTTTTGGGTCACAAACATCGACAGATACTAAGGCATGGTTTTGTGttgcactctttttttttaataagaaaaaagtatttctgaAAGATAGGTTGACAAGGGACATGGtgaatttccaaaattaactGTGAAAGGCAGATCATCTGGGCATGACTGAAAGCCATGCATAACCTTTGTACTCAGATATCTCATTTCAAAAATGTCACTTTCTGCTTATTCAATTCTACTGTCACACTATTTTAAGCCTTAAAATTTGTGCTCTGGAGCTGAGCAAGAATTATTGCTTCTATCTTTGGGCTTATTAGAATCATTTAAAATTCACTTGAGAgcaataaaaatcacttttttattATGGTTAAATATGGTTAAATGTTGAAATTTGCAATGCTATTTCCTATTGTCTTTTATTAGCAGTATTTTAGCATGTATGTATGTAGCTCAAGACTATCTTTAAGTACCTTATaaagaaatggcattttaaatgaattttctctaattttttaattccctacAGTGAGGTTAAAGTACAATGAATTATGGGATAATGTTGCCTAAAATTTTAGACTTTTTCTTGTATTGATGAAACTTTTTCAAAAGCATATATGACAGTCGAAACATATTTTCATTGCTCTGTAAATTAGTTACTCAATACTCGCACTCAGATAAAATCAGATGATACATGGCAAATGGAGAAAAAGTcagtatattagaaaataaattgtttcctcatctttttttttttcccaaagagatCCATGAGATTGTAAGGTAGGTGTGGAATGGAGAACAGATATTGCCTGGGAAAAAGTCCCCCAATATTGAGGAATggatctgtttattcattcaattcaTCTGTAatttacttaacattttattCTGTAAATAATCTCTGTATCTTGATTTCAAATTTAGATCAATACTAAAAAGGAGGACCATGAAAAAAAAACTCCCTTTAATTCTATAAATCTGCCTGCATTAGGCTCTCTTTCACCAagcagagaagggaagagggaagcagCTTGCCCAGATAATGAGGCATTCCCTGGGCAGGGCTGGCTGGAGTGTTACTTCAGCTGATGGGCAGCAGAATAAGCAGAACAGAGTGGAGCAGGGAGAAAGTACACCAAAGCCAACAACAGCAAACAACAAATTTCTAGCAAATGGATCAGGTTTAAGTAGTGTGTGCCTTGGCACAGTTTAGAGGCTGGAGAGTCAGATCAAGAAGAACCAAAATTGCAGGCCGTGTGGTGGAAGGTGCACCTGGGCAGGTATCTAGGATGAGCTTCTCTGCCTGTAGCTGGAATGTGCTCTCTGTGACATGGTTGCAGGGTGTGAAGAGGTAGGTGGCAGGGAGCAGAAGAAATGTAAAGGGGTGGCAAAGAATTGTATTATTTCCTAAAATAGCAAAGCTAGTTAAGGTATTCCCATGCCTGAGGGTGAAATTAACATGAGTGCTCATCATTCAACTGTAAAGGGCCTTTACAGGGGGCTCAAATAATAGCTGTTGACTTAGGTAGctaggctgctgtaacaaaataagAGAGTGGCTGAAAGTACAGgaacttattttctcacatttttgagGCTAGAAGTACAAGACCAAAGTGGTTGCATGGTcaatttctggtgagggctctctatGTGTCTTACAGACTGCCACCTTATCTGTGGTCTCATATggcaggaagagggagagagagagagagacagagagaagctctctggtgtcttttcttataaTCACATCATGAGGGTTCTTCCCTCACGACTTcctctaaacctaattatctcccaagggAGATGAATTTTTGTTGGGGAAAggaagacacaattcagtcaatagCAACTGTCAACTTTGATCATCTCACAGTCACCATAAgagtcatatatttattttttttcctttgttggaCAACATCTATAATTGGTTTGCATTGACATTGTCCTTACAATGTAATTGGGTTGTCTAAACTCCTTCTTAATAATTAGTTGTTCTGCCTTAATTCTAAGTATGTTGTGTTCTGGAAGAAAAGCTTCTgttttttcaatcattttatagttgtaaagtgtttttatttcatttttttctgttccttttggcAAACAAAATGAAGTgtaatttgctcatttttttctttttttcccattttattaaatttattttttcttaattggcacataataattgtatatatttatggggtacattgtgatatttTGGTACATGTGTATAATGTacaatgattaaatcagggtaattagtatatctatcacctcaaaaattcatcacttttttttgttgttgagaaaGTCACATTTTGAGTACCGTATAACCCATTGGTCTTGCCCATTCCAAAGGCCATTTTCTAATCTGTGTGAGGAGAGGGATAATGTCTCCAGTGTTGTTCATCCACTTTTGCTTCCTTGAGAGCCGTGCCACTCCCAGATCTACTACTGACCTCCCCACCACCTGGGAATCCACGCTGTAGACTCACCTCAATGCAGTGCTGCTACCTAGGCATAGGTGCAGCAGATGCTTGAATACTTGTCCTGTTATTTCTCTCCATAGTCTACGTTAGAGTTCCAGACTGTAGTGAAgggtcaaagaaaataaaaataaattataatttaagaggcagaaaaataaaaatcttattcttttttttttttttgtcttttttgtaaccggcactcagccagtgagtgcagcaccggccatccctatataggatagaacccgcggcgggagcgtcgctgcgctcccagcgctgcactctcccgagtgcgccatgggctcggcccaaaatctTATTCTAAATATGATTTTTCCTATATAATGAAGTTATCTATCTTATAGACACACCCTAATTTCTATACTCAGCTTAACTCTTCATTCATAGAGCATCTCCCTATTTAGACATCTCTTTTCTAAGGATTCCCCCAACCTCACACCACTCAATCACTGGAACCCCATAGTTAGGGCAAATATTTTCCCACAGCCTGAGTTACTTAGTCTAGAATGATTCTCTGTGGTAGAGGATGGCAGGAAACAAGCTTTAGCAGAAGAGTCCGAGCGGGTCTTTGTACTTCTAAGTCCTGACACTTTCAAAATTCTTTAAGTGCTAAGTCAACCTTGTtcattgatttatagttttacttTGTTTGGGCTCAGATTTTTGTATATAATCTGatgatttatttaaatctttaaaaattaatatacccAGCAGATTTCAAAGCCAGTAAAATTTATGCCAAGTTGGGTGGTACAGGGAGGAGTTATTAGTTGCTTTGGGTCCCTCCTAAAGAATGATTGACTAGGTAGTTTTCACTCCATCATGTCTCTAGGCATTTCTCTTTGGGCACTAAAAAACTTCACTGCTACAGTTCCCTGGAAAATGACATCTAGTTTTTCTTAGCATGGATAAAACAAAAAGTCTAGATGCAGTAAGAAATTTCTCTTCAAAAGTTTGATTATAGtgaataaaataatcattatgggcacaatgaaacagaatatttgAAGCCAGGAATGACCAAGGAAAATCAACATACATAGTCACTACTAGAATATTTGTTCTCTCCTGCTGAAGCCATGATTGATGTGTAGAGCAGCTGCTTAACTAATCCTTAAGCACTTTATTCTCCTTTAGTAAGTTTTAGAAAGCTCCCATGTCATAAGTTATGCTTGTTGAAAAAACTCAAAGGAGAATTCAGGTGTTTCCTGATTAGTGCCTTGAGCCCTCTCTGTTTAAGCTGCAAATTATAGAGAAGCTTATTTCCTCATAATTTTGCACCTATAAGCCATACTGTTAATTTACCAGATTGTATGCTACCATCTACTGTAAGTAACTACATTCTGTCAGACGGTATAATAATGATAATCATTATAATCATATATCAACACAATGAGATAATGAGATAATAGCAAGAATCCAGTACCTTCCCTGCATGATAAACAATTTGTCTCAGTCACAGAGATTTGCCAGCTGGTTCCGCCCTACCACTGTACAGTGTCAGAAGTTTATGTTCTATCAAAAAGGGGTCTTCTAGCAGGCAGTGGTGGGATGCATTGATACGCATATCTATCTTGAGTTTCCGGAAGTTATTTCTGAAGCTTACACATCATTCCCTGGGTTATTCTCTTTTGAAACTCTTGAAGGGGTTTGAATGTGTCAGTGGAACATATCTGATAAATTCATTCCAAGATGGCATTTGCTATATCATAAGAGATCTTatgaacaaaaacagacaaatacaccaTAATCAACAATACTTGGAGATCTGGAGATTAACTTGTCTAGCTTAATAATATTTTCACATCGAGTTCTCCTGAAATATCAGACCCATCTGTATAGAAGCTATTTATTTGAACCAACACAGAGATTAAGTCTAGCAGGCTGGGAAATTtttatactaaatgaaagaaagatgtgATCATGTGTAATAGCCACATCAGTAAAAAGCCTCAATCTCTATAGTGTTTTCTTTCACCATtgtgctagatttttttttttttcccttgagatTCTTTCTCACTTAATTCTGCAGGTTAATTTTTAGGAAATTTATGATTGCTTTTATACAACATGTTTCATCGCAAGGATTCTATTTAGAAATTCTAAGGCAAAGGGGTGGATAGTCCTGGTTTTAATTCATCGATCAGTGTTATTAATAATAGTTTGAAGATTAGAATTACTATCTTTCTGTCATCTGGTTTTTCTAATTATGGAAAATGTTTGCATCTTTGGTTGATTTTTAGTCTAAGCCTTTACCTAGAAGTGAAACAGACTACTCCTCTGAGCAAAAGTTTGTAGTAAACCCAAGTGCAAATCACTTTTGAAAGCTTTCCTATTATTTATACTCATCTACTTtactactttttttcttccttttttcagtGTCAGCCAAACCAAGACCCCACAGTGATGAATATTCAAAGAAGATTCCTCCTCCTAAACCCAAACGGAATCCAAACACTCAGCTGAGCACGTCTTTCGATGAAACTTACATCAAAAAGCACGGGCCCAGGAGGACGTCGCTGCCTCGCGAGGCCTCCGTGTCGCAGGTCAGCAGCCCCGCGGGAGACCCCGAAGAGGAGGAGCCCGTGTACATCGAGATGGTGGGAAACATCCTCAGAGACTTCAGGAAAGACGACGACGACCAGAGCGAGGCCGTCTACGAGGAAATGAAATACCCCATTTTTGACGACTTAGGCCAAGACTCCAAGTGTGACTTTGACCTTCACAGTTGCTCTTCGCAGTGTGCTACGCCCACGGTGCCTGACTTGGACTTCGCCAAGTCCTCTGTGCCATGCACTCCTAAGGGTCTGCTGTGTGACATCCCCCCGCCCTTTCCCAACCTGCTCTCTCACCGACCCCCCCTGCTGGTGTTCCCACCGGCCCCTGTGCATTGCTCCCCCAATTCCGACGAgtctcccctcaccccactggAGGTCACGAAGCTTCCCGTGCTGGAAAACGTGTCTTACATGAAGCAGGCGGCTGGAGCGTCTCCGTCCTCACTGCCACCCCATACCTCCGGCCATCCCAAACTGGAGAAAGACCAGGCCGGTGGGGCCCTAGGATCTGCTTCTGCCACTCCAGTGCTgtcctcgtccccgccgcccCCTTCCACTTTGTACCGAACCCAGTCTCCCCATGGCTATCCGAAAAGTCATTCCACCTCCCCGTCCCCTGTCAGCATGGGGAGGTCCCTGACTCCCCTGAGCCTCAAAAGGCCTCCCCCCTACGACGCTGTGCATTCAGGCAGCCTCTCAAGGGGCTCTCCATCAGTGCCTCATTCCACCCCCAGACCCGTGTCGCAGGATGGGGCAAAGATGGTCAACGCTTCGGTGAACACCTACGGGGCGCCTCCCAGCGGCTCTCGGTCCAGGACGCCCACGAGCCCTTTGGAGGAGCTGACCAGCCTCTTCACGTCGGGACGGAGCCTGCTGAGGAAGTCGTCCAGTGGCCGCCGCTCCAAAGAACCTGCAGAGAGTAAGTGTCCGTGCTCCGCCGCGAGCCCCAGGGTAGCTTATGGCTGAAACACAAAGCTGCCCGCTATGGGCAGGTGCAGCGCGCAGCGCACGATCTGTGGTCCCCTTCGGTGCAATCTCCAGTGCAGAATGGGTTCTTTACTTTTGCTGTGCCGAACAGAATAGCGTATGGTGAATGTGAACTGAAAGAGTTAAAAATGGCAATCTCACAGTATAATATATCCTGGTCAAAAgaagagttattttttaaaaaaataaagtgtagaATCTAAATCCTTACAAGGGCCCTGGAtagtctaaagaagaaaaaaaagaccaccATGGAATTTTTAGGTATATACTTTGATTTGGGGGGAAAATTAAACATTCTAAAATGGAATTGTTAAACGTTAAAACATCTTTATGTTATATTAAAAGACTGCCTGAGCTTTTAGAACATCttttttggggccgagcccgtggcgcactcggtagcgtgctgcgctggcagcgcggcgacgctcccgctgcgggttcggatcctatgtaggaatggccggtgcactcactggctgagtgccggtcacgaaaaagacaaaaaaaaaaaaaacataaaaaaaaaaaaaaagaagatcttTTTTGGAAAGAAAGCAATTTGGATAGAATttaggacctttttttttttaaacataaggaATGATTCTGTCTGCAAACTTTACGGTGTTACATTCTTGCCCTTACTGTTATCTAGAAAAGATCCACTGTTTCCCTTTTCAAAGC contains the following coding sequences:
- the NYAP2 gene encoding neuronal tyrosine-phosphorylated phosphoinositide-3-kinase adapter 2, with translation MISSNMSSNPEEDPLDTFLQYIEDMGMKAYDGLVIQNASDIARENDRLRNETNMAYLKEKNEKRRRQEEAIKRIGGEVGRSHEGSYVGKHFRMGFMTMPAPQDRLPHPCSSGFSVRSQSLHSVGGADDDSSCGSRRQPPPKPKRDPSTKLSTSSETVNSPAASKSSKPPERTEVSAKPRPHSDEYSKKIPPPKPKRNPNTQLSTSFDETYIKKHGPRRTSLPREASVSQVSSPAGDPEEEEPVYIEMVGNILRDFRKDDDDQSEAVYEEMKYPIFDDLGQDSKCDFDLHSCSSQCATPTVPDLDFAKSSVPCTPKGLLCDIPPPFPNLLSHRPPLLVFPPAPVHCSPNSDESPLTPLEVTKLPVLENVSYMKQAAGASPSSLPPHTSGHPKLEKDQAGGALGSASATPVLSSSPPPPSTLYRTQSPHGYPKSHSTSPSPVSMGRSLTPLSLKRPPPYDAVHSGSLSRGSPSVPHSTPRPVSQDGAKMVNASVNTYGAPPSGSRSRTPTSPLEELTSLFTSGRSLLRKSSSGRRSKEPAEKSTEEPKVRSHSTEPLPKLDSKERGHHGPSSSREPVKAQEWDGTPGPPVVTSRLGRCSVSPTLLAGNHSSEPKVSCKLGRSASTSGVPPPSATPLRQASDLQQSQVACMQWFHGDHTMLEMIEKKRCLCKEIKARQKTEKGLCKQDSMPILPSWKKNAGAKKYSPPPYSKQQTVFWDTAI